From Etheostoma spectabile isolate EspeVRDwgs_2016 chromosome 19, UIUC_Espe_1.0, whole genome shotgun sequence, the proteins below share one genomic window:
- the tmem256 gene encoding transmembrane protein 256 — protein MTASAIVRRLAALSGASAVAAGAYGAHGFKNKDPDDYQRVLFETANKYHFYHSLALLGAAHSGKPAVAGTLLIAGMGMFCGSLYHQAMTGDPGLRKVAPMGGVAMIVGWLAMIL, from the exons ATGACCGCGTCTGCTATTGTCCGAAGGTTAGCAGCTCTGTCAGGGGCTTCGGCCGTGGCAGCAGGGGCATACGGGGCTCACG gtTTCAAAAACAAAGACCCGGATGATTACCAGAGAGTG CTTTTCGAAACCGCCAACAAGTACCATTTCTACCACAGCCTGGCCCTGCTGGGTGCTGCCCACTCTGGCAAACCTGCTGTG GCTGGTACCCTCCTGATAGCGGGCATGGGGATGTTCTGTGGCTCTCTGTACCACCAGGCCATGACGGGGGACCCTGGTCTACGCAAGGTGGCTCCCATGGGGGGTGTAGCTATGATCGTAGGCTGGCTGGCCATGATTCTCTGA
- the tmem102 gene encoding transmembrane protein 102, which produces MESLMSAVAPRSPAPAKKLSEVDFRSGATLEQLSAQVSELVLLEQGEFRDQTALEVHTAKDFIFNMLGLVQKVDQRLPVANEYLLLSGGAREGVLDLSPEDLGDYAKGADFDLDFTLLVPALKLHDRNQPVTLDMRHSPPCHSWLSLRLCDSNVMSRWSICCQEENGFPPEEDEEEEQEMSKGSIPSLDSPQSLDGCYFSPSLVTDWFWGVVSEAVEELRRSPQRGIPSPDRLERNGPLTTIILQAGSSRVLYDLLPVVSFRGWPAVAQGWLTANHFWDGKITEEEAISGFYLLPCCSPLGGRPDREWRLAFSRSEVQLKKCIPYPMAQAFQAAKAVLSRILARPRAGLSLYHLRTLLFWACDRLPAAYLSCTEADTPGRLLLGLLDDLAHCILGKNCPNYFLPQCNMLEHLTDSQALLVARKLAHVRSDPSEHLRAALDQAQQVGQLKKELTASTNGHGSPGHHPANGIISPSEDKLAQRLQQLVTENPGKSISVFLNPDDVTRPHFRIDDKFY; this is translated from the exons ATGGAGTCCCTGATGAGTGCGGTGGCGCCGCGCTCCCCAGCCCCCGCCAAGAAGCTGTCAGAGGTGGACTTCCGGTCGGGGGCCACCTTGGAGCAGTTGTCAGCCCAGGTGTCTGAGCTGGTATTACTGGAACAGGGAGAGTTCAGAGACCAGACCGCCTTAGAGGTTCACACCGCCAAGGACTTTATCTTCAACATGCTAG GCTTAGTCCAAAAGGTAGACCAGCGCCTCCCGGTGGCCAACGAGTACCTGCTGCTGTCTGGCGGGGCCCGGGAGGGAGTGTTAGACCTCAGCCCCGAGGACTTGGGTGACTACGCAAAAGGGGCCGACTTTGACCTGGACTTCACCCTGCTGGTACCCGCCCTCAAGCTCCATGACCGCAACCAGCCAGTGACCCTGGACATGAGGCACTCACCGCCCTGCCACTCGTGGCTCAGTCTGCGCCTCTGCGACTCCAACGTCATGTCCCGCTGGAGCATCTGCTGCCAGGAGGAGAACGGGTTTCCTCCTGAGGAAGACGAGGAGGAAGAGCAAGAAATGA GTAAAGGCTCTATCCCCTCCCTGGACTCCCCTCAGTCTCTGGACGGATGCtacttctctccctccctggtGACAGACTGGTTCTGGGGGGTGGTGAGCGAGGCTGTGGAGGAGCTGAGACGCAGCCCCCAGAGAGGGATTCCCAGCCCGGACCGACTGGAGAGGAATGGTCCCCTCACCACTATCATCCTCCAG gcCGGCTCCAGCCGGGTGCTGTACGACCTGCTGCCTGTGGTGTCGTTTCGTGGCTGGCCTGCAGTGGCTCAAGGCTGGCTGACCGCCAACCACTTCTGGGATGGTAAAATCACAGAGGAGGAAGCCATCTCTGGCTTCTATCTGCTGCCCTGCTGCTCCCCGCTGGGCGGTCGGCCCGACAGGGAGTGGAGGCTGGCATTCTCACGTAGCGAG GTTCAGCTGAAGAAGTGCATCCCTTACCCCATGGCCCAGGCGTTCCAAGCAGCCAAAGCCGTGTTGTCTCGTATCCTGGCTCGCCCACGTGCGGGACTCAGCCTCTATCATCTGCGGACCCTTCTCTTCTGGGCCTGTGACCGACTTCCTGCCGCCTATCTATCCTGCACCGAGGCCGACACCCCTGGCCGCCTCCTCCTAGGCCTCCTGGATGACCTGGCTCATTGCATCCTGGGTAAAAACTGCCCCAACTACTTCCTGCCCCAGTGCAACATGCTGGAACACCTCACAGACAGCCAGGCTCTGCTCGTTGCCAGGAAACTGGCCCACGTGCGCTCGGATCCCAGCGAGCACCTGCGGGCGGCCCTGGACCAAGCCCAGCAGGTGGGCCAGCTGAAGAAGGAGCTAACAGCCAGCACCAACGGCCACGGCTCCCCCGGGCACCACCCGGCCAACGGCATCATCTCCCCCTCGGAGGACAAGCTGGCGCAGCGGCTGCAGCAGCTGGTCACCGAGAACCCTGGGAAATCCATATCGGTCTTCCTCAACCCGGATGATGTCACCAGGCCACACTTCCGCATCGATGACAAATTCTACTGA